The nucleotide window ATCGACCGCCGCGCGGTCGGTCGGCGCGTCCTGCAGCCACGGTGCGGTAAAGCGCGCGTAGTACCAGGACGAATCGACGAACGTGTCCATCGTATCGGTCTCGCGCCGCGCCGCGCCGCCGCATTGCGGGCAGGGCACGTTGCGCCAGGCATGGTCGCGCTCGAGCGGATTGCCGGGCGTGTCGAAAGAGACCTCGTCCGGCAGCTTCACCGGCAGGTCGGCGACGGGCACTGAGACGGGGCCGCAGGCATCGCAATGGATGATCGGGATCGGGCAGCCCCAGTAGCGCTGGCGCGAGACACCCCAGTCACGCAGGCGGAACTGGACCTTGCGCTGCGCCACGGCCTCGCCGTTCAGAATCTCGCCCTCCAGCCGGTTGGCCACGGCGTGGAAGGCTTCGTCCGTCGTCATGTCGTCGAGGAAACTCGAATTCACCATCCGCCCGTCGCCGTCATAGGCGGTGTCGGTGATGATGAAGCTCGCCGCGTCCTGTCCCTCCGGGCAGACCACGGGCGTATTGCCGAGGCCATACTTGTTGGAGAAATCGAGATCGCGCTGGTCGTGGGCCGGGCAGCCGAACACGGCGCCGGTGCCGTACTCCATCAGCACGAAATTCGCGACGTAGACCGGCAGCAGCCAGGACGGGTCGAGCGGGTGGCGCACCCGCAGGCCCGTGTCGAAGCCGAGCTTCTCGGCGGTATCGATCGCAGCCTGCGCCGTGCCGGTACGGCGGCACTCGTCGATGAAGGTCTGCAACTCGGGGCGTGTCGCGGCGACCGACGCGGCGACCGGGTGATCCGCGGCGATCGCCAGGAACTTGGCGCCGAACAGGGTGTCGGGGCGTGTGGTGTAGACCTTGATCTCGGAGGCCTCACGGCTCCCGCCATCGAGAGCGAACCGGACCTCGAGCCCTTCCGAGCGGCCGATCCAGTTCTTCTGCATGACCCGTACTTTTTCGGGCCAGCGCTCCAGACCGTCCAGGGCGTCATAGAGATCCTGGGCGAAGTCGGTGATCTTGAAGAACCATTGGGTCAGCTCGCGCTGTTCCACCAGCGCGCCCGAGCGCCAGCCGCGCCCGTCGATGACCTGCTCGTTGGCCAGCACGGTGTGGTCCACCGGGTCCCAGTTCACCTTGGCCGTGCGGCGGGTGACGAGGCCCTTGTCGAGGAAGTCGAGGAACATCCGCTGCTGGTGTTTGTAATAATCGGGGTCGCAGGTCGCGATCTCCCGGCTCCAGTCGAGCGACAGGCCCATGCTCTGCAACTGGCCGCGCATGGTGGCGATGTTGGCGTAGGTCCATTCACGCGGGTTGACCTTGCGCTCCATGGCCGCGTTCTCGGCGGGCAGGCCGAAGGCGTCCCAGCCCATCGGGTGAAGCACGGCGAAGCCCTTGGCGCGCTTGTAGCGGGCCACCACGTCGCCCATGGCGTAGTTGCGGACATGCCCCATATGGATGCGCCCCGACGGATAGGGGAACATCTCCAGCACATAGTATTTCGGCCGCGGATCGTCGTTGCGCGTGGCGTAGATGCCTTGCGCGGCCCAGGCCTCCTGCCAGCGCGGCTCGGCATCCTTGGCGTTGTAGCGCTCGGGGGCGGGCGTGGGAGAGGAGGTCATGGTGCGGACTCTGAAAAGTGGGTCAGGCCGGAATATGGGCCATGCCACGCTGGCGAGGCGCCTGACGCAGCGCCGGATCGATTGGATGCCGGACTAGCACGGCACGTTTGCCGGTCAACAGAGCCATGATCGGCGGAGCCCCGCGCTTGCAGCGTGCGTTGCGGGTGATAGGTCAGGCGCAAAGCGCCCTTCCTCCTTCGCTGACGAGACACCATGCCCGACACCTCCCCGCCGAGATACGCTCATCCGAACGCCGCCGACGTCGTCGCCGGCCTGAAGGCCGTGCGCGATAAGATCGTCCAGGCGTCCCATGATTCCGAGCGGGATCCGGCCACGGTCTCGCTGGTCGCCGTGTCGAAGCTCATCGATGCGGAGGGGATCGTGCCGGCCTTGGAGGCGGGGCATCGTGTCTTCGGAGAGAACTACGTTCAGGAATCCAAGGCGAAATGGCCGGCGCTCCGCGAGCGCTTCCCCGATGTCGAGCTTCATCTCGTCGGGCCGCTCCAGTCCAACAAGGCCCGCGAGGCGGTGGAATTGTTCGACGTGATCCACGCCCTCGACCGGCTGTCGCTGGCGGCGGCCCTGGCGAAGGAGATCGAGCGCACGGGTCGGACGCCGAAGTTGCTGGTTCAGGTCAATACCGGGGATGAACCGCAGAAGGCCGGGGTGTCGCCCTCGCAGGTCGACGTTCTCCTCAGCGAATGTCGCGAGACCCATGGCCTCGCGATCAATGGGCTGATGTGCATTCCGCCGGCCGACGCGCCGCCCTCGGCGCATTTCGCCCTGCTGGCGCGGATCGCCGAGCGCCACAACCTGCCCATCCTCTCCATGGGCATGAGCGCCGATTATCCGGCCGCGATCCAGATGGGCGCGACCCATATTCGCGTCGGCACCGCGATCTTCGGTGAAAGGCCGCGCCCGGCGGGAGCCTGAGGCGGCTTCGCCGAACCCCCCTGGCGCTCGCTTCGGTCGTAGCGGCGAGGTCGGCTACCCGAACGCGCCGACCTCATGCTGGATCATGCCGGAGAGTTCGCGGACGCGGGCGAAGGACTGGCGGATCGGACCGAAGATCGTCGTGTGTTCCGATTCGTAGGTGCCGACGTCGCGCGGGCCGGCCGGCTCGCCGAAATTGAGGCCGAGCGTCGGGTCCGGCGTGATCGGGAAGATCTCGTCGAGCATGGCGAGGCAGCCGTCGATATCGAGGCGCAGGAAGCGCTCGATCAATTGCTCGCGGGTGATGCCCGATTGCGGGCGGAAGCCCGGAATATGCACGGCGAGGAACCAGATCCTGTGGATCAGGGCGAGGCGCAGGGCGTGCAGCATGGTCAGCCGCACCGACATCTTGCCGAGATCGGGCGCGGCCGCCTGCAGGCTCAGCCAGTCGCTGGTGAGGCGGCCGAACAGGCGGCGAAGGTCGGGTGCGAGACGCAGGCGATCGAGGGCAGTCGCGATGACGAGGAGTTCGTCGCGCCGGTCGTCCCGCTGGGTCCGTCTCGCCCGCTCCAGCCACATCGCCGGATCGAGCGTGTCGATATAGGCGCGCAGCACGTCGAGGTCGCCCACCGCCGAGGCGTGCTGGGCCAACCGGAAGGCACGTGAGAACCGGACCGAATCGCGGCGCATGTCGCGGAACAGGTCGGGCGCGCGGCTTGCCGCCCGGCCGAGGCCATGCAGCGAATTCGCGAGATAGCCGAGCTGGTGCAGGATCGCGTTGTTGGGGATCGCCCGCATCTGGCGCGGATGCGTGATCATGCTGGGGCCGCCGCCATCCGTCTGGCGGGCCACGGGACGCGAGCCGGTGCGATCGAGCAGGCTCGGGCCGAACGTGCCGAGAAGGGCCGCATAGCCGGGATCGTCCACCAGCGCCTCCATGTCCTGGCGGGCGACGGTGAAGAATTCGGCGGCGAAATCGGCCTCGCCATAGATCGGGTCGTCGGTCTCGTCGGCACCCGGCGCGTCGGACAGGACATAGTCGGCGAAGGAATCGTCGTCGGCGACATCGAAGGCGAAGACGTGCTCGGCGATCCGCTCCACCGTCGAGCGCGCGAGCGCCTGCGTCCCGAACATCAGGTAGCCGTCCGAACCCTGGAAACTCGATTCGAGGCGGACCTTGATCCCGGCCTTGCGGTTCTTGTGGCGCGAATCCTCCGGCGCGAGATAGGCGAGGCGGTCACGCAGGGAGGTCGGATGCGCGCCGCGCCCGATCGATTCGCCATGCGTGTCGAAGATCGCGAGCTCGACGCCGGTGAGGTCGTTCTGCGCCATCAGGTCGGTGATGCGCAGACGCAGCCGCTCGATCCAGAAGCTCGCGGCGAGCTGACCGACGTAGCGGCCCGAATCCGAATAGCCGAACTGCACGGTCAGCCGGCCGATGCGCTTGAGGTAGGCACGCCAATGCGGGTTGCGCAGAGCGTCGTCGAGCACGCGGATGCCCTGTTCCAGGGCACTCGCCGTCTCGAAGAGCGGCGTGATCTCGACCTTGTCGGCGATGCCGTAATGCCGGGCCAGCCAGAGTGCGGCGAGCAACGTATAGCCGGTCTCCGTCTCGGCGATGAGGAAGCGCACCGGATGGCTGCCGTCCACATGCTTGAGGATCTGCGCGATCGTCATCATCAGCCGCGCGGCCGAGGCGCGTTCGGCGGCCAGCGCTCCGAAATCGACGGCCACCGGATGCACGTCGTTGAGCAGCGCGTGGATGGTGGAGAGGTGCGAGCGGCGCTGGGCCGCATCCGTCGGCTCGCCTTCGAGGTCGATGACCCGGCGGACGGCATTGTGGATCTGGCTGGCGTTGAGCCGGAAATGCGGTAGGGCGTTCGACAGGCCATGGGTGGCGATGCCGGAGCGCAGGAGCGCGATGGCACGCTTGTCCTCGTCGCTCTCGACGCCTCCGAGCGCGCCGGCGAGGCCTGCCAGGATCGGACCGGAATCGGTCTGCGCCCGCTCGCGCTCGATGATGAGCGCCAGGGCGAAGCGGTGGACCGCCTCAAGCGAGGGTTTGGTGCCGAGGCGCGGTGCGACGGCGAGCTGCCGGTTCACGGCCGCCAGCGCGCCCTGCGTCAGGTCGCGCACCACCTTGGTGGCCGGCACGTCGGGCAGGTGGCGCATCACCCGGTCGAGCTGCATGCGCTTCGATT belongs to Methylobacterium sp. 77 and includes:
- a CDS encoding YggS family pyridoxal phosphate-dependent enzyme, with the protein product MPDTSPPRYAHPNAADVVAGLKAVRDKIVQASHDSERDPATVSLVAVSKLIDAEGIVPALEAGHRVFGENYVQESKAKWPALRERFPDVELHLVGPLQSNKAREAVELFDVIHALDRLSLAAALAKEIERTGRTPKLLVQVNTGDEPQKAGVSPSQVDVLLSECRETHGLAINGLMCIPPADAPPSAHFALLARIAERHNLPILSMGMSADYPAAIQMGATHIRVGTAIFGERPRPAGA
- a CDS encoding phosphoenolpyruvate carboxylase; this encodes MRMLDRSPAHAVPDSGELEQDLIALIEESRERASEDPFRNPVLAVTLAITRRFDREEIGEDDLDSLFARLRLQSLVARAERLRGYVGLDHDAHASADATMPARLVAAIPKGTGDFETFRDLVGRTGFAVVFTAHPTFGMPKAVAALIAEAASQDKAVARLPLMEKAAALSTRPDAKISLDDEFEQACLAANHGRTALDSFNAALLDAARARWPDRWTELVPKPFAIASWVGCDTDGRTDIGWWDTVRYRLESKRMQLDRVMRHLPDVPATKVVRDLTQGALAAVNRQLAVAPRLGTKPSLEAVHRFALALIIERERAQTDSGPILAGLAGALGGVESDEDKRAIALLRSGIATHGLSNALPHFRLNASQIHNAVRRVIDLEGEPTDAAQRRSHLSTIHALLNDVHPVAVDFGALAAERASAARLMMTIAQILKHVDGSHPVRFLIAETETGYTLLAALWLARHYGIADKVEITPLFETASALEQGIRVLDDALRNPHWRAYLKRIGRLTVQFGYSDSGRYVGQLAASFWIERLRLRITDLMAQNDLTGVELAIFDTHGESIGRGAHPTSLRDRLAYLAPEDSRHKNRKAGIKVRLESSFQGSDGYLMFGTQALARSTVERIAEHVFAFDVADDDSFADYVLSDAPGADETDDPIYGEADFAAEFFTVARQDMEALVDDPGYAALLGTFGPSLLDRTGSRPVARQTDGGGPSMITHPRQMRAIPNNAILHQLGYLANSLHGLGRAASRAPDLFRDMRRDSVRFSRAFRLAQHASAVGDLDVLRAYIDTLDPAMWLERARRTQRDDRRDELLVIATALDRLRLAPDLRRLFGRLTSDWLSLQAAAPDLGKMSVRLTMLHALRLALIHRIWFLAVHIPGFRPQSGITREQLIERFLRLDIDGCLAMLDEIFPITPDPTLGLNFGEPAGPRDVGTYESEHTTIFGPIRQSFARVRELSGMIQHEVGAFG
- the leuS gene encoding leucine--tRNA ligase; amino-acid sequence: MTSSPTPAPERYNAKDAEPRWQEAWAAQGIYATRNDDPRPKYYVLEMFPYPSGRIHMGHVRNYAMGDVVARYKRAKGFAVLHPMGWDAFGLPAENAAMERKVNPREWTYANIATMRGQLQSMGLSLDWSREIATCDPDYYKHQQRMFLDFLDKGLVTRRTAKVNWDPVDHTVLANEQVIDGRGWRSGALVEQRELTQWFFKITDFAQDLYDALDGLERWPEKVRVMQKNWIGRSEGLEVRFALDGGSREASEIKVYTTRPDTLFGAKFLAIAADHPVAASVAATRPELQTFIDECRRTGTAQAAIDTAEKLGFDTGLRVRHPLDPSWLLPVYVANFVLMEYGTGAVFGCPAHDQRDLDFSNKYGLGNTPVVCPEGQDAASFIITDTAYDGDGRMVNSSFLDDMTTDEAFHAVANRLEGEILNGEAVAQRKVQFRLRDWGVSRQRYWGCPIPIIHCDACGPVSVPVADLPVKLPDEVSFDTPGNPLERDHAWRNVPCPQCGGAARRETDTMDTFVDSSWYYARFTAPWLQDAPTDRAAVDHWLAVDQYIGGIEHAILHLLYARFFTRAMQATGWSGVSEPFAGLFTQGMVVHETYKDEAGAWVQPADIRITADGGERQAFHVKTDAPVSIGSIEKMSKSKKNVVDPDDIIASYGADTARWFMLSDSPPERDVIWTEDGVQGAARFVQRVWRLISLATAITSETGGSDASLRKAAHKALAAVEDDVERLRFNRCVAHIYTLSNALDEAIRSASVSRAAVTEAAGILTQLVAPMMPHLAEECWSALGRDGLVAQAPWPVVDRALLVEDEITLPVQLNGKKRADVTVPRTADTATVEALVLADEAVQKALEGRSPRKVIVVPGRIVNLVV